A window of the Lactuca sativa cultivar Salinas chromosome 5, Lsat_Salinas_v11, whole genome shotgun sequence genome harbors these coding sequences:
- the LOC111907217 gene encoding WUSCHEL-related homeobox 2, with translation MMEGNSSSSEATTEVAGRETAGTAAPCRWNPTKEQISMLENLYRQGVRTPTADQIQEITTRLRTYGHIEGKNVFYWFQNHKARQRQKQKQDHLSYFHQYLHHHHHLHQPAAVFPVPYHPNVVYGQCYFPQSDHLGFYPKVLIPSSTTIKKRSPRAVKPKLSSGAGTLVGGNNPIKPKMVNGNIHQETLDLFPLQPTGILQHREAPTSNVNHHSLTACTSSSSDRTQDQHYFDFFSC, from the exons ATGATGGAAGGTAACAGCAGCAGCTCGGAGGCAACAACGGAGGTAGCCGGAAGGGAAACCGCCGGGACAGCAGCGCCGTGCAGGTGGAATCCGACGAAAGAACAAATAAGCATGCTGGAGAATTTGTATAGGCAAGGGGTGAGAACACCAACGGCCGATCAGATTCAAGAAATCACAACCAGATTACGGACATATGGACACATTGAAGGTAAAAATGTCTTCTATTGGTTTCAAAATCACAAGGCAAGGCAAAGGCAGAAGCAAAAACAAGATCATCTCTCTTACTTTCATCAATAccttcatcatcaccaccacctgcACCAACCGGCGGCCGTCTTTCCGGTACCTTATCATCCCAATG TTGTATATGGGCAATGCTATTTCCCACAAAGTGATCACCTAGGGTTCTATCCGAAGGTGCTAATACCTAGTTCCACCACTATTAAGAAAAGGTCACCTCGGGCTGTCAAACCCAAACTGTCTTCGGGTGCCGGAACCCTTGTCGGAGGTAATAATCCGATCAAACCAAAGATGGTCAACGGCAACATTCATCAAGAAACTTTGGATCTTTTTCCACTTCAACCTACTGGGATTTTGCAACACAGGGAAGCACCTACAAGCAATGTTAATCATCATTCTTTGACTGCTTGTACATCAAGCTCCTCCGATCGTACGCAAGACCAACACTATTTTGACTTTTTCTCTTGTTAA